The genomic segment gtgcgggttgagctcttctcctgctctcctcgcccaccaccttcaaatgccggcatccgacttccggtttttaTAGTCTCGCATCTGATCGCCCcacccttttgtgacgtcattgtgacttCATTggcagggcgggtctataaaaggaccccggaagcgcagGTGTGGGCGGGCGCGggctgcagctagggttgccaccttttaaaaaaaaattaccggccatggtggggggcggaaaagaaagggACGGggtgtgatgcaaaaggggtggagccatggGGTAGCATCATAAAGGGGTGGAGCCATGGGGAGTAGCATCGTAAAAGGGGCGGGGCCGATGCCTGAAGCcgaagaaaatgtaagtttacattggcgggcaggggattttgccGGCCCctgcaggtgttttaccggctaggccggtaaaataccggccgggtggcaaccctagctgcagcagggcgggttaggtgcgggtgcgggtcaggaaaaccctgatccgcacatcactaatggtaagcttgaaaaaaggctctgtgccgtctgaaacgttgcttatccaggtcctgccagtgttcctaATAAAGACATTCAAGAAAAgaattgtggtgctgtacttcaaccaATTGATGTAAGAGGATTGGAAGGTGGCCATTCAGGGTACGTGCACCAGGACCCACTGGTTTGAAGTTTTGTGAGCCAATTCTACCAACCaagcaaatattttcacttaAAAACTTTGATccaataagtttttttttcttactcaaGTAGCCATTTGTGGGTTAAACAAActgggagtcagaaccagcagtgcagagaatataaatagcCAGACAGTAGCAATGACACTTACATATAACTATAATGATGCATAAATGGATTTTGGAAAGttgtgtagaattttttttttcatttttagcacagagtgtttttttgggggggttcccctttaacaaaaatattcAGTGGGTGAACTAATAATATATCTATTGAGAGGTCCCGTGAGTTAAGCATTGAAACTTCATCATACTGCCCCTGAGATCTTAGTCCTTTCTTTGATTCTGCACCCACGGCGGCTCTATTGTTTCTATGTATCCACCCCACAGGGCCCCCCAGCTCTTtaaggtttttatgttttttcattgAAAACTTTACATCagaatattaagataaattagaAAAAGAAGGGGAGACATGTTGCCTGGAACCAGCAGCAACATGAAAAAAAGTAAGATTTAATTTCTATGGTGCAAATGAATGGGAGAGGACAAACTGGGCACTGGGAACTTAACTTCAGGCAAGCCTGGTGGGGTGGTACCTGTCTACCTCCTTGCAAAGGGTAAATCTGACGAAAGTGGTGCCTATGGGAGTTACGAAGGATTTTTAGTTGAAGGTGCTCTATATAGTttaaagtgaatgcaaaattgatgagagtgctattgtaagaatatttgcaatgtacattcattatttattttaattccaagatattaaaggttacatgtactgttaacatcaatgaattttgttccaacagcctgctggtcattttcctaccagtctgaccaccaagtagtcaaggaagttgtcaggagaaagaaagggctgctctgatgttcttctgcttaggaaaaaaattagaaacccttctcaaatctttcctaagcagaagaacatcagagcagtgctttttttctcctgacaacttccttgactacttggtggtcagactggtcagaaaaatTACCAGCAGCTGGCaatagcaggtttctggataacggatcccatacctggactaCCAAAACGTAATTATCTCTTCTCTATGATTCCATCTCCTAATCCTACTGCCCTAAATAAAACCATTGGGGCCTATACGTGGAACCAAAAATGAAGTAGGATTAAAAGGGAAGATTTAtacaaactatttaaaggagacTTTGAAATTTACTATCAAGCAAGTATCCTGACTAAAATTTTGGAATTTACAAAAGTCTCTTCTACAGTACAATGAATACACTTAGAGAAAATTGATATTCCTCCCTTAgccaaaacacacattttagtacCATAATAATCGCTTGGAAATATGGCATAAGTTTATTCACCCACCATCTTCCCTGTCTCCACTGACACAAAATCCGGAATCCTTACCTGGTATATTAGATCTGGGTTTTGGCACTGCTTTCAGGTTATCCAATCCAGTTTTGAAATGTTTCCTTCCCTCTGAAGTAGAAATGATACCTTTTGTGATAAAAACCAAAGAGAGATGGTCATCTACAGATAGGTTttcctggccagtaaaaattatggttgatcccaatgttattaatagggaaaaaagataaaaatataggaaggctggtatttttttccagaaagggtggcaaccctatctacagaTAACTAGAGATATCTGCAAGTGCAAcactttttatatatactttactgttacaggggttgttcacctttaaattaacttttagtatgatgtagagagtgatattctgagacaatttgccattggttttcatttttatttatttgtaagtgAGTCATTTAGATTTGTATTCATCGCCTCTATaggttgcaatttcagtaatctggttgctagggtccaaattaccctagcaactatggagcgatttgaataagagactggaatatgaataggagaggactgaatagaaagatgagtaataagtagcaacaacaatacatttgtagccttacagagcatttgtttttttagatggggtctgttacccctatttgaaagccgAAAAGagtcaaataagtaaaaaaagaaaaaaaacctataaaaaataaataacaaagaccaattgaaacgttgcttagcattgtccattctataacctactaaaagttaactgaaaggcgaACCACCCTTTAACAAAGTCCAAATGCAGAAAACTGACCACTTTTGAAACCCTTTATTCACTGGATACAAAGCTTAGACACACTCTAGCATTAATTTACACACGATTAAGGGATTATAAATACTTAAATATGCCTTCTTATACTACAGCATGGGAAACAAGAATGGgcttacatatttaaaataaattcaaaatgctCAAGCTTTCAggaatatccaaaatatgattaAGGAGATGGTATGGAACTCCTGTAGCACTAAAAAAACTGAACCTGTTTCCCACTACTGGGAGATGAGCATATAGTATTGGTAATTTAGAACATATCTGGTACTTCTGTCTGCCCCTTTAATAATGCTGTACCATAAACTTGAACCTATAGATACCACTAAACACACTCTTCTATTCGAGTTGTTGATGGCTGGCAAAGCATTCATTCCAATGAAACACCAGCTAAAGAGGGAGATTGAGATTCATTCTGTTCTCGGGTAAGTAACTGTTATTGGCCAGTGCCTCCACCTGTGAGCTTACCCTTTTTCTGGGGTCTCTGGCAGGCACCCCAACATCAGAGTTGGCCTAGAGCTTAAGTGATCAGCCTTTGATCTTATACTAGAGACCCTGGTTTGATTTCATGTGGCAGCTCCttgtgactagtgatgtgtgtgtgtcatgaaaaactcaacctgcacccaaccttaaCCCACAAATCCTTAACCCGCACCGATccaaaccttaacctgcacccaacccttacccgcaattccttaaaggagaaccaaatcctttatattaaaatcccctactcccctaccctacatagaccccctccctgctcccccccagcctaggtgttaccctgggtaaatgcccctaactctttactaacccctcattgcagattcagggcatcggagttcacaggctccatcttcttctcttcggtaatcttcaggaagagaATGGCGTGTCGGCGAATGCACAGTTTCCGCAATCTGctggtcctgaacaactgcgcatgcgccgaaagccacggaaattgccaaagacCCAGAAGAAGACCTGATGataaccgaagagaagaagatggcgcctgtgaactccaatgccctgaatctgcaacgagggttaagtaaagagttaggggcatttacccagggtaacacccaggctgggggggggagagcagggagggtggtctatgtagggtaggggattttaataaaaagggtttagttctcctttaagccgcacctgaccctaacctgcaaaaccttaacccgcacccaaccctaacctgtaAAACCTTATTCTGCACCCAACCCTTACCCGCAAATCCttaacccgcacctgaccctaacctgcaaaaccttaacccgcacccgaccctaacctgcaaaaccctaacctgcacctgaccataacctgcaaaaccttaacccgcacccgaccgtaacctgcaaaaccttaacccacacccgaccataacctgcaaaaccttaacatgcaccgaccctaacctgcaaaaccttgaCCCCCACACCAAACCCTACTTGAATTTTCAGGAGGAgtatacttccccagtctgacctacTTCCAACCCTTACCCAGAATGGTTGGCCAAATCTCAACTCAAACCTGCCCACCAGTGACCTGCGACCCTAGAAAGTCacttaatctcctggtgtcctGGCATACTTAGTGTACCTATAATGGCTGCCTTTGTTGCTATAAAGCGATTTGAGTCCCACGAGAaaaaagcactatataaatcCCTAATTCCTTATCCCTTGAAACTACTTCTGTGACCGGATGCCATCTACTTTCTACTGGAGTTTAACCCCAaggtaaactgaaaaaaaaaaaaaaagctacagaaaTGAGATGGGATATGGCGATGAGTGCAGCTGTAAATCAATGTGTCATTTAAATCCCTAGATAAAAATCACTATATAAATCCCTGATTTCTTATCTCTTGCAACTACTTCTGTGACCGGATGCCATCTACCTTCTGCCCCTTGAGTTTAACCCCAAGgggaactgtaaaaaaaagctaTAGAAATGCAATGGGATATGGTGAAGACTGCAGATAAATCAATGTGCCATTTTCCTGAAAGCTGAGAGTGTAAAAGCTGCATCTGGAAATTAAACACCAGTGTAACACTGATATCGGATGCCTGTGCTACTGCCACTCACTGGGACTTCCTGAGAATCTATTACTTGGGTACTGAGCTGAATATTTCTGATTTTGGCTGGTCTGTAAATCCCATTTCTCTTAAGGCCATCATCTTTATGATGAACCTTCTACCAATCAAACTCCTCCCCTGATGCCTTTAGACCTATTCCTGTTCATCTGTTGTGTGGCACACTAGCCTCAACCCCATGGGTCAGGGCAGTGGCTTTGGGCTGGCATCCATATCTCCTGGGTCAAATGTGGGTTTGGGCTGAACTATTCTTTCCATCTGCGACCTTATTATGCCCCACTTCTCCTCTGCCAGTCTTTATTTATAGACACGTGAATGCCATATCCCACCCCTTTAACATCAGAGATGGGGGGATCGGGCATTTTTAAATGCCAACATTCTCAGGAAACCCACTGTAAACGGGAGAAAATCTGCTCGTTGAATGTGCACCCAGGCAATGCTGTGCCTGTACATCATGTGCCCCTAGCCTAAAAGGATTTCTgttatcaggcctggactggcaatctgtttatTGGGGCAAATGCCCtatgggcaggtccggactgagaattaaaataggccctgccatttcaggtacacagaggcccaatcagcccacacagcccccaccagcccactaaatactgactttctatggcaccctataacagcccctctggcatttgccagaacccacagattattgccagtccgggcctgcctatgGGACACTAAGtttaatgttaaaggggacccgtcaccccagaaaattattcaaaatcctattttatcacattagccaagcaaaatgaactttaattacactatataatttatttgaatcttgcttacttccgtctgggaattaataattatagcaagcaggcaggagccattttgtggacactgttattaagacaagccttgtatcatctcagaatcttgtttgtgcaccagaatgggggacctgatgtccatccccatgccctggctacacaattaaatggtaaagagaacgggggaatggggggagagcagtgacatctaggaagtgaactgaatggaaagtgaaagtaattgtttccctaaggcatagaggaggggcagacaatatttgattgacagctgtgatttttaaatgagcttacaacagctatgattattttaataaaaaatagaaattggatttcatgttaaatttgaaaaggacttttattataccgatttttgtgtctgggtgacaggtccactttaaatggggTGCTTGAGAAGCCGCCAAAGAAGAAGCCGCCAAAGAAGAAGCCGATGAAGAAGACCAatggtttttgggtttttttttacttttatgggggaccctgaccaccagtgggtttttttttacttttgtgggatctttttttaacttgtagggttgttccctggccaccattttttttaaacttgtaaggcgGGTCTGGCTGCCAATGTCACACATTTATATGTGGGTTACTTTGATTTCAAAGAAATCATGGTTGTTATTGATTCCGGAAAGCTTCCCACCTGCCCATTGTTCCCAAGGCTTCAGAGGCTTTGATCTTCCTTATCTGAACAATAGGCTACCACCAGGCCcggacaaatgccagaggggctgcaataaggtgccatagaaagccagtatttagtgggctggtggggccgaTTGAGCCTCTGTATAGGGCTGATTGAgcctgtgtacctgaaatgccagggcctattttaattctcagcccAGACCTGTCTCCCACACTATACAATCTTCCCTGATTATCCTTTGTTTAGTTAAGGGTGATAGAAGAAGGGCACATTGTTGCCTGTAGAAATTGCCACTTTCTCAAGATCGGACTGGGTGGGACATCAAGGAAAAAACCCTCATTAACCTGCCATCCCAGACCCAATCCCCGCCTGCCCTCTGTCACTGCTCTCTGCTGATTGCGACAAAAGTATGTATAAGGTGCACACAGGGGGGGGGGAGTGGCTGGTGGTgggtgattagggttgccaccttttcttaaattttttaccggctggtggggggcgggaacaaaaggggtggggccgcGACATCAAAAGGGGCAGGGTCACAGCGCAGAGAACCGAAGACTGAGGAGAAAAGATTAGTTataggggattgggggcaggccgagggctctttttaaagggtattacaaatttaccggcaggtGCTTTACCGGCTAGGATGGCAACCCTATGAGTGATCCAGCAACAGGGGCCCATCGGTAGGGTTGGTAAAATACCAGTCAATACCAGGCCAGTTTTACAATGTATTAGCCAATAAAGTTGTAATCCCTCTTTTCGGCCCGCCTCAGCTCTGCCCCTGGTCCGCCCCTCACAGCTCTCTAGTctagtcatactaaaagttaatgtaaaggtgaaatcCCCTTTAATTTTAACAGGGGGCTGAGCTGTAATAGGGTTAGGCTGCATGTGCAGCGCAAGTCAGGCCTGAGACCCAGAGTGTGGGGCCTGTGAGTGGGCAGAGATCCAGAGACACAAGCACAGAATTGGAAACAACAGGAAGGCTGTGTCAGTCTCTTGAAAACTTTATCTCTAAAGCTTTTTAGAAAAAGGGACTCTGCTTTGTTTCACCTTGAAAAGTGACTTTTAAATGACTCACAAAGTGCCCCGGAGGCCCTCCAGGTGGAACAGCACAAAGTGTGACAGGAGAAGTCACCTTTCCCCTACTTACACAATCCAGCCCGGCTGCTTATGTCATTCCCACCACTCAGCATGTCCTTGGCACCCGGCTGCAAGTTATATTGGGAAACAGAGGGAGACACAGAGTGCCGGGGCAGCACTGACAATTATTAGTCTCTTTATACTAAATACAGCATCCgacatagagaaggaatgttctgggcacacaataagcctcatactgtactgtctaagggaaacaatatggcacctccctcccatatgtataaatacaaatatacagagaaggaatgttctggacacacaataagctataccctcatactgtactgtctaagggaaacaatatggcacctccctcccatatgtataaatacaaatatacagagaaggaatgttctgggcacacaataagctataccctcatactgtactgtctaagggaaacaatatggcacctccttcccatatgtataaatacaaatatacagagaaggaatgttctgggcacacaataagctataccctcatactgtactgtctaagagaaacaatatggcacctccttcccatatgtataaatacaaatatacagagaaggaatgttctgggcacacaataagctataccctcatactgtactgtctaagggaaacaatatggcacctccttcccatatgtataaatacaaatatacagagaaggaatgttctgggcacacaataagttataccctcatactgtactgtctaagggaaacaatatggcacctccttcccatatgtataaatacagagatGAGAGCCACTATATGGAagcacatatatagatatataacatacagtacatatataggCATAAACATGTGACCAGAAGTTGCTGAAGGTCGTCTTTACTGTAAAAGTGGGCGGGTCCTGCACCAAGCTCAGCCCACCGGCTGTGACGCAGGGAGTGACGATTTCAGTCCCATGATTCTCCGCGCGGTGCCGGAGTTACTGTCACTCGGAGATAGAACGGGGAGGCGGCAGGATGAAGATCTGGACATCGGAGCACGTGTTCGAGTGAGTAGCGGGAGAGGTCTGGTATGGAGGGTGGCACTGGAAGATCGGCCACTAGGAATTCTAAAATCTTCCACGATCTATCCACTGTTTCGGGGTCCCCGTCTGTACCGCCTTCTGTGTAATATTGTAACTGCCCTATGAGTTGTACCCCCACTAGTGTATGGCAACTGCCCATCCAGACCAGACTTACCCCATATGTACCAGAGTTTAATGCTGATCCCCAGCCCCCCAGTATTAGTCCTCCCCCAGTGTAATACAGTAACAGCCACCCCAGCCTCATATATAGTCTAATAATTGTGACCTCTTAATATATATTAACAGCCACTCCAGCCTCATATAGTCTCATAATTGTGACCTCTTAATATATAGTAACAGCCACTCCAGCCCCATCCCACCAAGTGTAGTTCTACTACTCCCCGTTATGCCCATTATATAATAGTAAATACTCTCCTACACCATACACCATTGTAATgtaacttttctctttctgcaCCCCAGTGTAATGTAAGAACTTCCCCATTCTGCACCCGGTGTAACGTAGGAACGTTCCCCATTCTGCACCCGGTGTAACATAGGAACTTTCCCCATTCTGCACCCCGGTGTAACGTAGGAACTTCCCCATTCTGCACCCGGTGTAACATAGGAACTTTCCCCATTCTGCACCCCGGTGTAACGTAGGAACTTCCCCATTCTGCACCCCGGTGTAACGTAGGAACCTTTCCCATTCTGCACCCGGTGGAACGTAGGAACTTTCCCCATTCTGCACCCGGTGGAACATAAGAACTTCCCCATTCTGCACCCGGTGTAACGTAGGAACTTCCCCATTCTGCACCCGGTGTAACGTAGGAGATTTCCCCATTCTGCACCCCGGGGTAACGTAGGAACTTTCCCCATTCTGCACCCCAGTGTAACGTAGGAACTTTCCCCATTCTGCACCCCAGTGTAACATAGGAACTTTCCTAAATCTGCACCCCAGTGTAACGTAGGAACTTCCCCCATTCTGCACCCCAGTGTAACGTAGGAGCCTCCCCCATTCTGCACCCCGGTGTAACGTAGGAACTTTCCCCATTCTTCACCCCAGTGTTACGTAAGAACTTTCCCCATTCTGCACCCCGGTGTAACATAGAAACTTTCCCAAATCTGCACCCCAGTGTAACATAGGAACTTTCCTCATTCTGCACCCCAGTGTAACGTAGGAACTTTCTTCCATTCTGCATCCCAGTGTAACGTAGGAACTTTCCCAAATCTGCACCCTGGTGTAACACAAGAACTTTCCCCAATCTGCACCCCGGTGTAATTTAGGAACTTCCCCCATTCTGCACCCCGGTCTAACGCAGGAACTTTTCCCATCTATGGGTGCCATAGATTGTTACAAATAGTGTAGACTAGCCATGGGTACCATAGATTGTTACAGATAGTGTAGACTGACCCTGATATCACATATAGAGAAGAGTGGTTCTGTTGTAGCTGGACTTCCCAGTCTGTAGCTCTTTTTTGACATGTCTTACTGGGCCAAGAGCCTCTGGCTACTGCAAATCAGTGCTCCCCTTTACTAATACAGGGGACTTGCTCTCTCATGATATAGAGAGAATTGTGGCACCAGATTCGCATTTCACTGGTTTTATTTGGCCTTTGTTCCACAGTGTACAGCAGAGAAAGTTACATAGATAAGATTATTGCCGGTTGTGTCCTTGGGAAGTTTTAGTGTCTCCTCTCCCTGCCGACAGTCACTGAGGTCACACATTCCTTATCCACAACTAACCGGTTAGTGCTGCTTGTTGTGCAGGAATGTGCACTAATCCTGTGGTACAAACACACATCCATTGTCCCACAATATTACCCCATGGCCGGATACATTGTTACAGACACTATAGAGTTGTTGCAGAGATGCAGCTGATGTAGGCACTATCTCACTGCATGTGTAGGGAGAGGTGCAGTTGTGCAGCTGTCGCATGAAGTGAAACCTAATTTATAACAAGTCTTTAATCAGATTTATCTGCAGCCGTATTCTTACCCCTTGTGCTTTGTGTAAcagtgcagtgtagggggttGTGTGTAGCACATTGCTGTTTAATGAACATACAAATATTAAACTCTCACAGTCGCACAGCACAGTACATGTAAGAAGGCCTGGGACTTAGAGTAGGAATCTGGTTCTGCTGTAGAACATGAAAGATCAGCAGTGTCAGGCAGTGACGTGCCGCTTCCCAATTGCTGGTGCCTCACGTGCTTCTGCCCCGTGATCCCTATTCCCATCTGGCTTCACTTTTATGTTGTATTGTGTTTCATTTATGGTAAACTGTCATGCAGTACTGCTCAGCTTGTGTCTTCTACATTGCTCTGCCTGTGTCGTCTACATTGCCTGGCCTGTCTTCTGCATTGCTCTGCTGCTCTGCCTGTGCCTTCTATATTGCTCTGCCCGTGCCTTCTATATTGCTCTGCCCGTGCCTTCTACATTGCTCTGCCCGTGCCTTTTACATTGCTCTGCCTGTGCCTCACACATTGCTCTGCTGCTCTGCCCGTGCCTTCTACATTGCTCTGCCCGTGCCTTCTACATTGCTCTGCCCGTGCCTTCTACATTGCTCTGCCCGTGCCTTCTACATTGCTCTGCCCGTGCCTTCTACATTGCTCTGCCCGTGCCTTCTACATTGCTCTGCCCGTGCCTTCTACATTGCTCTGCCCGTGCCTTTTACATTGCTCTGCCCGTGCCTCACACACTGCTCTGCTGTCCGGCCTGTGTCTCGCACTGCTCTGCTGCCGGCCTACTCTGTCTGTGCCTTACACAATGCTCTGCTGCTGGCCTACTCTGTCTGTGCCTTACACAATGCTCTGCAGCAGTCTTAAAAATCCCGtaagatcgcggccgcatctgtttgtttcCTATTGCCTGGATCagtctgatattgcccacctcaatgtgggcatagtGAGGAGGCATCCGCTcatttggccacctttagacacggCTCTGCTGCCCGACCTGTGTCCCAAACATTGCTTTGCTCCGTGGCTCAGTCTGTGGCTGCGTCTGAGTATTTGCTGCCTGTGAACTTGATTAATTCCAGTTAACAGAACTCCTGAGATTCTAAACAGAGGCACTTTAGATTTTATAGCGAAAGTATGCTGTTTTCAGAATAAATCTCTTTAAAACTATCTACTATTTGGACATTTCCATCAGATGCCTCTCCCTTGCATAATCCAATGATGTAAACATAATCAGTGGCCTTGTTGTACAAGAAATAGTACTGGCCTGTTGCCTAATGCTGTGCTGAGACTGCAGCACCCGCCCCGTGTCTCTGATGCAAGCGGTTCCAAGCTTTGCAGATCAGGCTGCAGTTGTGTAGAGCCACAAATTTGTGGCCTTACCCAATGCCATTGTGCAAATAGAAGAATAGAAGGGGGCAGGGCTGAGCTTGGCCGGAACTGCGACTGAAAACGACGAATAGAAGTGTCTTGATTAGGATCTATATGTTCCAGAAGTAAATCAACAATAGCCCTATTCTACATACTTATCATacaaggaaaactttaccccctgATAACATAGAAGGACATAAGAAGTCACCAGGGACTCACGGGATTCCAAGGTGATTTTTACTGAtcttttacaacaggggtacgttgttttttttttttataatgcacgtctcaatgagtcatgtgatacaaatgacctcactaagcactgatgacatcacttagcatTTCTAAGGacacatttgtaaaatatatgtatatattcaccAAATTGACCATATTCCTGTCTTTCTTGCAGCCACCCATGGGAGACTGTAACAACAGCCGCCATGCAGAAATATCCCAATCCCATGAACCCAAGTGTAGTTGGGGTGGACGTATTGAACCGGCACGTTGACTCCAGCGGCAAACTGCACAGTGAGCGGCTTCTCAGCACGGAGTGGGGTATGCCATCCCTGGTCAAGTCGGTGAGTTGATATAATAATGTTCCCAGCCCAGGGGTGCTCCTTCTAGCCAGTTAGCGGCAGGAAATCTGCTGTGCTTAGGAAAATGCTTCCCCTAGTTTTAATCATAGCATTGTCATATGTTGAATCCTTATGAGCTTTATACCTTGTGATAATTGTATTTAGTAACTTGACTGCACATAAGCTTACTGAGCCATGCCTTACTATTTCATGCTCTCTTCTAGATTATTGGGGCATCCAGAACAAACACCTACGTTCAAGAACATTCCGTGGTGGATCCCGTAGAAAGAACGATGGAGCTAAAATCCTCCAATGTAAGTCTGACCCTGCTGTCTTTTCTATGTTATTGCACTCGGCAGTTGCATAATGTATTCACTGCTCTTGCTTTATTGCTGCCATAGTAGTTAAGATGGCCATGGACTAATGGGCTGTTCCCTTTATTGCAGATAACATTCACAAACATGGTGTCCGTGGatgaaaggcttgtttataaacctCACCCCCAAGACTCTGGAAAGTGAGTAGCAGTATTAATGCCGCATGTACTTTTAAAGGGTTGTCAACTTTTTAGAGAGTAATAtcctgagacaatctgcaattggttttcattatttattatttgtggtttttcagttatttcgttttctatccagcagctctccagtttgcagttttagcaatctggttgctagggtccacattatcctagcaaccatgtattggtttaaataagagaaaggaatatgaataggagaggacctgaatagaaagacgagtcataaaaagtagcaataacaacacattta from the Xenopus laevis strain J_2021 chromosome 9_10L, Xenopus_laevis_v10.1, whole genome shotgun sequence genome contains:
- the prelid3b.L gene encoding PRELI domain containing 3B L homeolog; translation: MKIWTSEHVFDHPWETVTTAAMQKYPNPMNPSVVGVDVLNRHVDSSGKLHSERLLSTEWGMPSLVKSIIGASRTNTYVQEHSVVDPVERTMELKSSNITFTNMVSVDERLVYKPHPQDSGKTVLTQEAIITVKGVSLSSYLEGIMANTISSNANKGRDALEWVIGRLNAEIEDLRASTRSSIRSSMAAAAVVEK